The genomic stretch TGGGCCAGGCCAGGGTGAGGGAAATTGGGAGAGTCTGGGTTCTGGGTCAAGATTAGGACAAGCTGGGTTCAGGGTGGGATCAGGGCTCAGTCAAGGTCCCACACTCTCTGCAGAGGTGCTGAGCCCCACAGGCCgccagggagagaaggaggagcacAGGTGGGGCATGGAGCAGGGTCGGCAGGAGCTGTATGGGGCCCTGACCCAAGGCCTTCAGGGGCTGGAGAAGACCCTGCGTGACAGTGAGGAGATGCAGCGGGCCCGCACCACTCGCTgcctgcagctgctggcccaggagaTCCGGGACAGGTCGGGGATGGCGGGAGGGCAGCTTGGAGTCCACAGGAGGGAAGGGAGACCCAGAACTGGGGAATGGAGGCAGGATGGGGGAAATGGCAGATGCCTGGGGGAGGGGGACTGAGGGATGGTGGAAAGCCTGAGGGACAAGAAGAGGgaatgaggccgggtgtggtggctcattcctgtaatcccagcactttgggaagccgagatgggcggatcacctgaggtcaggagttcgagaccagcctggccaacatggtgaaaccccatctctactaaaaatacaagaattagtcaggcatggcggcgggtgcctgtaatcccagctactagggaagctgaagcaggagaatcactggaacccaggaggcagaggttgcagtgagctgagatcgcgccactgcactccagcctggacgcctgggcggcagagcgagactctgtctaaaaaaaaaaaaaatgaggaggggATGAGAGGCTCAGGGGAGACAGGTGGCTGGTGGGGGCGGGGGAGTGGGAAACTGAGAGGCCAGAAGGCAGGGAAGACAGAAAGCTGGAGGTGGGATGGAAAAGGAGGCCAGGGGATCAGAAAGGGGGATGGCAGGGAAAACTGAGAGGACAGGAGACTAGGGGTATAGAAAGTCGGGGGacaggaggtggggaggtggaggccagGTGataggaggctgagtggggtggGAGAGACTGAGAGAATGGGAGGCTGGGGATcagaaggagaggagggggaTGAGGGTAGGGGGATTGtagaaggggaggggaaaagggcagggaggtgtggggaggggaCAGAGCTTGCGGGGATGGGTGGAGGGACAGATAGGGGCATGGGAGGTCAGGGGCCAGTCAGGGAGTGCAGGTCTAGGCTGCACTGTCCCCTCAGCAAGAAGTTCCTGTGGGAGGAGCTGGAACTGGTGCGGGAGGAGGTGACCTTCATCTATCAGAAGCTCCGTAAGTTCCTGGAGCCCACAGccggtgtgtggggagggggttcTTCTTCAGCCTTTGTCCCCCTGAGCCCCCTCCCTCCACAGAAGCGCAGGAGGATGAGATCTCAGAGAACCTGGTGAACattcagaaaatgcagaaaacGCAGGTGAAATGCCGCAAAGTGAGTGGAGGAGATGGGGACCCTGGGGAggagtgggagagggagggatggggatTTTGGCCAGCCTCCACCATGAGATTggagcctgggttcaaatctcagctctgccactcactgctgtgtgactgtgggcaagtcacttgacctctctgagcctcagtttcctcatctgtataatggatGTAATAATAACtcatcttggctgggcgcggtggctcacgcctgtaatcccagcactttgggaggctgaggtgggtggatcagaagttcgagaccagcctggccaacatgatgaaaccctgtctgtactaaaaatacaaaaattagctgggtgtggtggcaggcacctgtaatcccagctactcaggagactgaggatggagaatcgcttgaacctaggaggcagaggttacagcgagccaaaatcgtgccattgcactccaccctgggcgacaagagcaaaactccatcttaaaaaaaaaaaagaaaaaagaaaaagaaaaagaaaactcatccTGTTGGGTGCTGTggcatgcctgttatctcagcactttgggaggctgaggtggttggattgcttgagcccagaagttcaagaccagcctaggcaacatggcaaaaccctgtctctacaaaaaacaaaaaaaaacaagagggtgtggtggcacatgcctgtagacttagctactcagaaggctgaggtagggggatcacttgagccttggaggttcaGGGTGCGTTGAGCCCTGAtagtaccattgcactctagcctgggcgacagactgagaccctgtctcaaaaaagaaacaaacaccaaaaacaaaaacaaaaaacaaaacaaaaaaaacactcctCCCTACCTGATCAGGTGTCTGTATTAGCTGAGTATTGGGCACTTGAATGCAGTCTGGCATATAACAAGTGCTATATAACAGTCACCTtttactattatcattattattatttattttgttttcttttttgagacggagtttccctcttgttgcccaggctggagtgcaatggcgcgatctcaactcactgcaacctctgcctcctgggttcaagcaattctcctgcctcagcctctcgagtagctgggacaacaggcgcccgccaccacgcccggctaactttttgtatttttagtagagatgcggtttcactgtgttagccaggatggtctcaatctcctgacctcgtgatctgcccgcctcggcctcccaaagtgctgggattacaggtgtgagccaccaagcctagcactattgtcattattattatgacTGCTGTTCTctcatccctccccaccccagatcCTGACCAAGATGAAGCAGCAGGGTCATGAGACAGCCGCCTGTCCGGAGACTGAAGAGATACCGCAGGGAACCAGTGGCTGCTGGAAGGATGACCTCCAGAAGGAACTGAGTGATATATGGTGATGCCCAGCCCGCAGTCTGACCCCTGACCCTCCTCTGAACCCGTTCCCCCAACGGGATCTGGCAGTGACCACCAGAACCTGGAGCCCACCTGAGTCCAGACTTCCCTCACCCCCTAGGACTCACCCCACCACGGCCCCCAACCTTAGCTGTACTGCTGTCTACACCCTGAGCAGTGTGGAGTCTCCCAGCACCCCCAGCTCCTTGTCTTCCTGCAGGTCTGCTGTGCACGTGCTGCAGAACTCCATAGACAGCCTCACTTTGTGCTTGGGGGCCCGTCCCAAGGCCTCGAGCCTAAGAGGTGAGGGAGGCTGAGAATTGCTCAGGGGTGGGAGGTCATTGTCTAGCTTCACAGGGAGGCTATGTTCAGAGAGCCTATTTGGGAGTCACATCTGATGGCTGTTATTCTATGGTCACATTAAGTAGTGTTCTGGGGTCACATTAAGGAGTCACTGGAGGTTTCATCCAGGAGTCATTCATGGTCACATTCAGAGTCATTTGGATCTTATATGAGTCCATGGGGACtccacacagtggctcatgcctgtaatcctaatattttgggaagctgaggtgggaggattacttgagtctaggagtttgagaccagcctgggcaacacagtgagaccccatctctccaaaaaatttaaaaactagctgggtgatGGTGCACCTGTGGctgagcacacctgtagtctcagctactcaggaggctgagacaggaggatcgcttgagcctgggaggttgaggctgcagtgagccataatcgtgccactgcactccagtctgggcaacagagcgagaccccatgtctaaaaaaaaaagtgtcaattGGGTAAAATGCAAGGGTCATTGAAGTCATAATTTGGTGTCACATTGGATCACATTCAAGGGAATTGGGGGTCATGGTTTAAGTATCAATGAGGTATACTATGAAGGGACACAGGGCCTATATTTGGGGGTTACTTAAGGGTCACATTCAGGGAACCTGTCCCTCCTGCAGGCCACAAGGGGCACCAGTGCCTGagccctccactcccctcctggGACTCTGACTCCGACTCTGACCAGGACCTCTCCCAGCCACCTTTCAGCAAGAGCGGCCGCTCCTTCCCACCCGGTGCAGATCCTCCCCAGTCCCCCCCTCCACCCATTTCCCTCCTGACCTGCCCTTGACTCCCACAGTCTAGACCCTCAGAACAGGCCCAGATCCCGATCTGGGCATGCGGTCCCTGACCTGCAGCCCCGGAGTCCCCTGGACCTGGCCAGGCCCTGACCCACCCTCTCTCTCCACAGCTTGAGCAGCCGGGACTGCTCTCCCTGAAGACCCCtccagagagaaaataaactagCGCAGACCCTCCTCTAGCCCCGACTGTTAGTCCTGCTGCTTCCTGTGCCTAGGAATCCCCCTGCCCTCCCAGTTTACTCCTCATTGTTGGGGGGGAGGGGTGTAGAGACCCCAGGGGTCATTCGGGATGTGTGGGCTTGGAATCAGGGGACATCTGAAGCCAGATTTAATATATGACAAGGCAAGGAGTCATTCTGTCCAGACACGAGCAGCCAGACAGACTTCCACACTGGCCACAGAGCCTTCCTTTCTGGGGGGCCCTGGcgaatggggaaactgaggcccagagaggaagaGGCGCGGCCCAGGGACATACTCTGAAGCCCCTCCCTCCTATTACCTTCGGAGCCCCGCCCACCCCAGGGTCCTCCCTCTCTACCTCCATTCTTGGTTCCTTCCTACAATCGATGCTAACACGCCCCGCCTCCAAGATCACggaggccccgccccgccccgctaATGAGGCCCCGCCCCACGGGGGCTATGCAAATGAGACGCCCGGAGGCCCCGCCCCTCCCTCCACCGCGGAGTCTGCGCGGCGCGGCCAGGCCCGGCCGACCGCGTCTCGGTCTCCGCGTCTGCCAGCCTGGCTGGCAGTCCGTCTGTCCATCCCGCCGCGCCGGGGCAGTCTAGGCGGAGCGGGGGCTTAGGCGGCGGCGGCCTCGACACGgtgagaggaggggctgggggcgcCCCTCATCCCCTCCCGTGGGCTTCCCACCCTCGGTGTCGGTCCCCTGTTCCTGAGGGTCGGGTCCCTCTGGGTCCAgcgcggggaggggcgggggaggggaggcggcgagctgggggaggggacagggctgggggaggggacccCGGGCCGAGGAGCCAGCACCGGTGGTGAGGGCGGCTGTGGGTAACTGTGATTGTGCGGTTGtcattgtgtgtctgtgtgtggttgtGTAACTGTCATCGTGTGGCTGCATGACTGGGATTGTGTGGCTTCGGGAGGTccgcgggtgtgtgtgtgtgtgtgtgtcactgtcATTGTGCGGCTGTCATGGGTGTCACTCtgatggtttgtgtgtgtgtgtgtctggctaTGCTGTGACTGCCATTGGCCCCCCGTGTGGCTGCTGTCTCTGTGTGTGACTGTCTTGGTGTTCGTGTGGTTGTGTGCATAGGACTGTCATTGTGTGGCTGCTGTTGTGTGTTCATTCTGAtggtgggtatgtgtgtgtggctgtggtcGTGCGCTGTGCACCTTTCTTGTGTGGCATTGTGAGTCTGTGTCATGGTCCATGGATGTGGCCATGTGGTTGTAGATGGCACCGTGTCTCTCCCCTGTGACTGTCGGTGTGAATAAGAGACTGTTAGTGTGTGTGTGGCTGTCACTGAGTGCCTTGTAATTGGGGGTGTGATGCTGTGATGGGTTCTGTGACCCCCATTGTGTGCGGTGACTCTTTTCTGTGACTCTTAAGTGTGTTGCAGGCCTGACTGTGTGTCCCTGACTGTAGCGGCGTGGGGGCTTGTGTGGGACTGTGATGTGTGTAGGGTCTCCTGACATGTCTCTCTCTGTttggcctggggtgggggtggggacttgTTTGATCTGTTTGGTGTCTCTGACAGGCTATGAGCCCACTGTGTGTGAGTATGCAGTgacatgtgttgtgtgtgttggaCACCTGTCTGAACAAGGGGGCCCCTCTTGTTTACTGCAAAGTGGCGCCCAGCACAGCGCCTGGAAGTCGGCAGGTGCTCGGTCTTCACTGTGGAATGGGTGAACGCTATGccatggttgtgtgtgtgtgtgtgtgtgtgtgtgtgtgtgtgtgtgtggtgccaGGATGGAGGCTGCGGCTGGGTTGTGCTTCCTAAAGGTGACAGCATGGGTGACTCTGGGTATCTAGGACCTCTGGCAACCATCACCCCATATCACACTGCAGAATGAGTGTCGTGGTTGGGGTGCTGGACCCAGAGTGCCTACCctcgcctgcctgggcctcagtttccacatctgcacAATGGGGGTGACCATCCCTGCCCTGCTGGCTGCCAGGAGCGGCTGTGAGTCTTCAGGCGTGGATGCAGCCTGGGGGAAGCCATAGGGCGCTTTCACAGGTGAGATGGGGCTGGGAGAATGGATGCAAGCAGGTGTGACTGTGTTGAGCCCTAAAGCGCTGGGGACTGGGGGTAGCcttgggggagggaagaggagaactGGGAGGCAGACCGGCTGGgaagagggggaaggagggagaggcagTTGGCAGAGAAGGAGGGCTTGGCTATCAGCCCAACCAGACACCAACACCACAGCCCATGGGGACAGAGAGAGGGGCCCCTGCAGAGGCCATGGAGGAAGCGACTCAGGGGAAGGGTCTCGTAGGGATGGGGGCCCCTCGGGAAAGAGGATGGTGTCCCCTAAAAACTAGTGGGGACCCTTCTAAGTGCCATGGGGGAGGGGTTCCCATGAGGCTGGGGAGTCTCTTCTAAAGGCCCACTTCCTAAAGGGCCTTGGGTCAGAGCCTCCCATGTAGGCTGTAAAGGAAGGGACCCCCGTAGACTCTTGGGGAGTGGTGTCAGGGGAGGCAGGTGTCCCCAGTAGGGTCAGGACCAACAGGGCAGGACCTGGATTGCAGAGGCATGGCCAGAAGGTTCAAGAGACAGAGTCAGGGCCTCCCCGGGTCTTCAGGGCCAGGGGTGTGGCCAAAGGACTCAGGGGATGAAGCCAGGGTCCCGGTGACCTGAGCCTTCCCCTAGGCACACCCCCTGGGActcccactccctccccacctctgcaGGCCTGGCCTTCACCATGGCGGGAGGGAGACCGCATCTGAAGAGGAGTTTCTCCATCATCCCCTGCTTTGTCTTCGTGGAGGTGAGGACCCCCGTACCTCTCCCAGAGACGGCGTgcctatctctgtctctgtccaaCCTCAGTCTCCTTATCTGTACCCACTTTTCCATCTCTGGGATCTCCCTTGCTGTCCCCTTTCTCTTGAGAAATGGTTATGAGCTTAGATTCAGAAGTGCCACTCCCTGGGGTCCAATCCCTCTCTGCCCCATCCACACCGCAGGGTGCTGGACACCACAGGTACCCTCCTGAGCCgcagtttcctcattcataaaatggacATCACCAGAGTCCCAACTCATAGGGctgttctctctctgtgtgtgtgtgtgtgtgtgtgtgtacgtgtgtgtttgagatagggtctcactctgtcacccaggctggagtgcagtggcataatctcggctcactgccacctccacctcctgggctcaagcaattctcctacctcagcgtcccgagtagctgagactacaggcgtgtgccatcatgcccagctaatttttgtactttttggtagagatgggatttcaacatgttggccaggatggtctagaactcctgacctcaagcagtcctcctgcctcagcctcccaaagtgctg from Pan paniscus chromosome 20, NHGRI_mPanPan1-v2.0_pri, whole genome shotgun sequence encodes the following:
- the CCDC159 gene encoding coiled-coil domain-containing protein 159 isoform X2, which codes for MGEHEQVPPRLPMVPKSQVLSVTSKHSSPLLYTSLPWDPDYSVSCLYSPPSPSSVCLPANMKCDKYWGSSSDKSLQCTAHWSRTPEPETLGRPASGDTVRTADCRPGWGSGPSPHEAAPSPSPDLQKECCNDQEVLKRHHNVAKKPLETSSSKVKAKTIVMIPDSQKLLRCELESLKSQLQAQTKAFEFLNHSVTMLEKESCLQQIKIQQLEEVLSPTGRQGEKEEHRWGMEQGRQELYGALTQGLQGLEKTLRDSEEMQRARTTRCLQLLAQEIRDSKKFLWEELELVREEVTFIYQKLQAQEDEISENLVNIQKMQKTQVKCRKILTKMKQQGHETAACPETEEIPQGTSGCWKDDLQKELSDIWSAVHVLQNSIDSLTLCLGARPKASSLRGHKGHQCLSPPLPSWDSDSDSDQDLSQPPFSKSGRSFPPA
- the CCDC159 gene encoding coiled-coil domain-containing protein 159 isoform X7; its protein translation is MGEHEQVPPRLPMVPKSQVLSVTSKHSSPLLYTRLFLGQVSAVYSSLVQDPRARDLGTPCFWGHSEDCRLQARKPLETSSSKVKAKTIVMIPDSQKLLRCELESLKSQLQAQTKAFEFLNHSVTMLEKESCLQQIKIQQLEEVLSPTGRQGEKEEHRWGMEQGRQELYGALTQGLQGLEKTLRDSEEMQRARTTRCLQLLAQEIRDSKKFLWEELELVREEVTFIYQKLQAQEDEISENLVNIQKMQKTQVKCRKILTKMKQQGHETAACPETEEIPQGTSGCWKDDLQKELSDIWSAVHVLQNSIDSLTLCLGARPKASSLRGHKGHQCLSPPLPSWDSDSDSDQDLSQPPFSKSGRSFPPA
- the CCDC159 gene encoding coiled-coil domain-containing protein 159 isoform X13; this translates as MGEHEQVKPLETSSSKVKAKTIVMIPDSQKLLRCELESLKSQLQAQTKAFEFLNHSVTMLEKESCLQQIKIQQLEEVLSPTGRQGEKEEHRWGMEQGRQELYGALTQGLQGLEKTLRDSEEMQRARTTRCLQLLAQEIRDSKKFLWEELELVREEVTFIYQKLQAQEDEISENLVNIQKMQKTQVKCRKILTKMKQQGHETAACPETEEIPQGTSGCWKDDLQKELSDIWSAVHVLQNSIDSLTLCLGARPKASSLRGHKGHQCLSPPLPSWDSDSDSDQDLSQPPFSKSGRSFPPA
- the CCDC159 gene encoding coiled-coil domain-containing protein 159 isoform X10, coding for MNRWLFLGQVSAVYSSLVQDPRARDLGTPCFWGHSEDCRLQARKPLETSSSKVKAKTIVMIPDSQKLLRCELESLKSQLQAQTKAFEFLNHSVTMLEKESCLQQIKIQQLEEVLSPTGRQGEKEEHRWGMEQGRQELYGALTQGLQGLEKTLRDSEEMQRARTTRCLQLLAQEIRDSKKFLWEELELVREEVTFIYQKLQAQEDEISENLVNIQKMQKTQVKCRKILTKMKQQGHETAACPETEEIPQGTSGCWKDDLQKELSDIWSAVHVLQNSIDSLTLCLGARPKASSLRGHKGHQCLSPPLPSWDSDSDSDQDLSQPPFSKSGRSFPPA
- the CCDC159 gene encoding coiled-coil domain-containing protein 159 isoform X4 produces the protein MGEHEQVPPRLPMVPKSQVLSVTSKHSSPLLYTRLFLGQVSAVYSSLVQDPRARDLGTPCFWGHSEDCRLQARKPLETSSSKVKAKTIVMIPDSQKLLRCELESLKSQLQAQTKAFEFLNHSVTMLEKESCLQQIKIQQLEEVLSPTGRQGEKEEHRWGMEQGRQELYGALTQGLQGLEKTLRDSEEMQRARTTRCLQLLAQEIRDSKKFLWEELELVREEVTFIYQKLQAQEDEISENLVNIQKMQKTQVKCRKILTKMKQQGHETAACPETEEIPQGTSGCWKDDLQKELSDIWSAVHVLQNSIDSLTLCLGARPKASSLRGHKGHQCLSPPLPSWDSDSDSDQDLSQPPFSKSGRSFPPGADPPQSPPPPISLLTCP
- the CCDC159 gene encoding coiled-coil domain-containing protein 159 isoform X3 — its product is MNRWYVPPRLPMVPKSQVLSVTSKHSSPLLYTSLPWDPDYSVSCLYSPPSPSSVCLPANMKCDKYWGSSSDKSLQCTAHWSRTPEPETLGRPASGDTVRTADCRPGWGSGPSPHEAAPSPSPDLQKECCNDQEVLKRHHNVAKKPLETSSSKVKAKTIVMIPDSQKLLRCELESLKSQLQAQTKAFEFLNHSVTMLEKESCLQQIKIQQLEEVLSPTGRQGEKEEHRWGMEQGRQELYGALTQGLQGLEKTLRDSEEMQRARTTRCLQLLAQEIRDSKKFLWEELELVREEVTFIYQKLQAQEDEISENLVNIQKMQKTQVKCRKILTKMKQQGHETAACPETEEIPQGTSGCWKDDLQKELSDIWSAVHVLQNSIDSLTLCLGARPKASSLRGHKGHQCLSPPLPSWDSDSDSDQDLSQPPFSKSGRSFPPA
- the CCDC159 gene encoding coiled-coil domain-containing protein 159 isoform X5, with the protein product MNRWYVPPRLPMVPKSQVLSVTSKHSSPLLYTRLFLGQVSAVYSSLVQDPRARDLGTPCFWGHSEDCRLQARKPLETSSSKVKAKTIVMIPDSQKLLRCELESLKSQLQAQTKAFEFLNHSVTMLEKESCLQQIKIQQLEEVLSPTGRQGEKEEHRWGMEQGRQELYGALTQGLQGLEKTLRDSEEMQRARTTRCLQLLAQEIRDSKKFLWEELELVREEVTFIYQKLQAQEDEISENLVNIQKMQKTQVKCRKILTKMKQQGHETAACPETEEIPQGTSGCWKDDLQKELSDIWSAVHVLQNSIDSLTLCLGARPKASSLRGHKGHQCLSPPLPSWDSDSDSDQDLSQPPFSKSGRSFPPGADPPQSPPPPISLLTCP
- the CCDC159 gene encoding coiled-coil domain-containing protein 159 isoform X12; translated protein: MNRWYVKPLETSSSKVKAKTIVMIPDSQKLLRCELESLKSQLQAQTKAFEFLNHSVTMLEKESCLQQIKIQQLEEVLSPTGRQGEKEEHRWGMEQGRQELYGALTQGLQGLEKTLRDSEEMQRARTTRCLQLLAQEIRDSKKFLWEELELVREEVTFIYQKLQAQEDEISENLVNIQKMQKTQVKCRKILTKMKQQGHETAACPETEEIPQGTSGCWKDDLQKELSDIWSAVHVLQNSIDSLTLCLGARPKASSLRGHKGHQCLSPPLPSWDSDSDSDQDLSQPPFSKSGRSFPPGADPPQSPPPPISLLTCP
- the CCDC159 gene encoding coiled-coil domain-containing protein 159 isoform X14; translated protein: MNRWYVKPLETSSSKVKAKTIVMIPDSQKLLRCELESLKSQLQAQTKAFEFLNHSVTMLEKESCLQQIKIQQLEEVLSPTGRQGEKEEHRWGMEQGRQELYGALTQGLQGLEKTLRDSEEMQRARTTRCLQLLAQEIRDSKKFLWEELELVREEVTFIYQKLQAQEDEISENLVNIQKMQKTQVKCRKILTKMKQQGHETAACPETEEIPQGTSGCWKDDLQKELSDIWSAVHVLQNSIDSLTLCLGARPKASSLRGHKGHQCLSPPLPSWDSDSDSDQDLSQPPFSKSGRSFPPA
- the CCDC159 gene encoding coiled-coil domain-containing protein 159 isoform X8 codes for the protein MNRWLFLGQVSAVYSSLVQDPRARDLGTPCFWGHSEDCRLQARKPLETSSSKVKAKTIVMIPDSQKLLRCELESLKSQLQAQTKAFEFLNHSVTMLEKESCLQQIKIQQLEEVLSPTGRQGEKEEHRWGMEQGRQELYGALTQGLQGLEKTLRDSEEMQRARTTRCLQLLAQEIRDSKKFLWEELELVREEVTFIYQKLQAQEDEISENLVNIQKMQKTQVKCRKILTKMKQQGHETAACPETEEIPQGTSGCWKDDLQKELSDIWSAVHVLQNSIDSLTLCLGARPKASSLRGHKGHQCLSPPLPSWDSDSDSDQDLSQPPFSKSGRSFPPGADPPQSPPPPISLLTCP
- the CCDC159 gene encoding coiled-coil domain-containing protein 159 isoform X15, with protein sequence MIPDSQKLLRCELESLKSQLQAQTKAFEFLNHSVTMLEKESCLQQIKIQQLEEVLSPTGRQGEKEEHRWGMEQGRQELYGALTQGLQGLEKTLRDSEEMQRARTTRCLQLLAQEIRDSKKFLWEELELVREEVTFIYQKLQAQEDEISENLVNIQKMQKTQVKCRKILTKMKQQGHETAACPETEEIPQGTSGCWKDDLQKELSDIWSAVHVLQNSIDSLTLCLGARPKASSLRGHKGHQCLSPPLPSWDSDSDSDQDLSQPPFSKSGRSFPPGADPPQSPPPPISLLTCP
- the CCDC159 gene encoding coiled-coil domain-containing protein 159 isoform X9, producing the protein MWLFLGQVSAVYSSLVQDPRARDLGTPCFWGHSEDCRLQARKPLETSSSKVKAKTIVMIPDSQKLLRCELESLKSQLQAQTKAFEFLNHSVTMLEKESCLQQIKIQQLEEVLSPTGRQGEKEEHRWGMEQGRQELYGALTQGLQGLEKTLRDSEEMQRARTTRCLQLLAQEIRDSKKFLWEELELVREEVTFIYQKLQAQEDEISENLVNIQKMQKTQVKCRKILTKMKQQGHETAACPETEEIPQGTSGCWKDDLQKELSDIWSAVHVLQNSIDSLTLCLGARPKASSLRGHKGHQCLSPPLPSWDSDSDSDQDLSQPPFSKSGRSFPPGADPPQSPPPPISLLTCP
- the CCDC159 gene encoding coiled-coil domain-containing protein 159 isoform X11, which codes for MGEHEQVKPLETSSSKVKAKTIVMIPDSQKLLRCELESLKSQLQAQTKAFEFLNHSVTMLEKESCLQQIKIQQLEEVLSPTGRQGEKEEHRWGMEQGRQELYGALTQGLQGLEKTLRDSEEMQRARTTRCLQLLAQEIRDSKKFLWEELELVREEVTFIYQKLQAQEDEISENLVNIQKMQKTQVKCRKILTKMKQQGHETAACPETEEIPQGTSGCWKDDLQKELSDIWSAVHVLQNSIDSLTLCLGARPKASSLRGHKGHQCLSPPLPSWDSDSDSDQDLSQPPFSKSGRSFPPGADPPQSPPPPISLLTCP
- the CCDC159 gene encoding coiled-coil domain-containing protein 159 isoform X1, with protein sequence MGEHEQVPPRLPMVPKSQVLSVTSKHSSPLLYTSDPLLASLPWDPDYSVSCLYSPPSPSSVCLPANMKCDKYWGSSSDKSLQCTAHWSRTPEPETLGRPASGDTVRTADCRPGWGSGPSPHEAAPSPSPDLQKECCNDQEVLKRHHNVAKKPLETSSSKVKAKTIVMIPDSQKLLRCELESLKSQLQAQTKAFEFLNHSVTMLEKESCLQQIKIQQLEEVLSPTGRQGEKEEHRWGMEQGRQELYGALTQGLQGLEKTLRDSEEMQRARTTRCLQLLAQEIRDSKKFLWEELELVREEVTFIYQKLQAQEDEISENLVNIQKMQKTQVKCRKILTKMKQQGHETAACPETEEIPQGTSGCWKDDLQKELSDIWSAVHVLQNSIDSLTLCLGARPKASSLRGHKGHQCLSPPLPSWDSDSDSDQDLSQPPFSKSGRSFPPA
- the CCDC159 gene encoding coiled-coil domain-containing protein 159 isoform X6 — encoded protein: MGEHEQVVCGSSSDKSLQCTAHWSRTPEPETLGRPASGDTVRTADCRPGWGSGPSPHEAAPSPSPDLQKECCNDQEVLKRHHNVAKKPLETSSSKVKAKTIVMIPDSQKLLRCELESLKSQLQAQTKAFEFLNHSVTMLEKESCLQQIKIQQLEEVLSPTGRQGEKEEHRWGMEQGRQELYGALTQGLQGLEKTLRDSEEMQRARTTRCLQLLAQEIRDSKKFLWEELELVREEVTFIYQKLQAQEDEISENLVNIQKMQKTQVKCRKILTKMKQQGHETAACPETEEIPQGTSGCWKDDLQKELSDIWSAVHVLQNSIDSLTLCLGARPKASSLRGHKGHQCLSPPLPSWDSDSDSDQDLSQPPFSKSGRSFPPA